The following proteins are co-located in the Dyadobacter chenwenxiniae genome:
- a CDS encoding Rv1355c family protein yields the protein MDMSTKSAEKTLEQSDASFKPIFFRLSDVDDKKRLEVLLEKKPDILLSDTIYDQLFELVKIENPTQKLSPEQSDACIQKHLDGLSFREYGVWVYYPWSRRLVHLLDREEFGRVRTNRNNCKITPDEQQLLSTKKIGIIGLSIGHAVALTLATERSVGELRLADYDLIELSNLNRIQTGTHNLGINKSVVAARAIAEIDPFINVRIYRHGISEGNINDFLTQDGKLDLLVEVCDGLDIKVLARKRARHFEIPVVMDTSDRGMIDIERFDKEPERPILHGLLGEIDPESLKNLSTTEKIQVVGKIINADEISERLKASLTQVGQTITSWPQLGSAVALGGAITTDTCRKILLGMEVESGRFYVDIDTIIGVSRQMC from the coding sequence ATGGATATGTCAACAAAGTCTGCTGAAAAAACTTTGGAGCAATCAGACGCTTCGTTTAAACCCATTTTCTTTCGTCTCAGCGATGTCGATGATAAAAAGAGATTGGAAGTTCTTCTTGAAAAAAAACCTGATATACTGCTATCTGATACCATTTACGATCAGCTTTTTGAACTTGTTAAAATTGAAAATCCTACCCAAAAACTGAGTCCGGAACAATCAGATGCCTGCATACAAAAACACTTGGATGGGCTCAGCTTTCGTGAATACGGCGTTTGGGTATATTACCCATGGAGCAGAAGGCTCGTCCATTTGCTCGATCGTGAAGAATTTGGCAGAGTCAGAACCAACCGCAACAATTGCAAGATCACTCCTGATGAACAGCAATTATTGTCTACAAAAAAAATCGGCATCATTGGTTTGTCGATCGGGCACGCTGTTGCATTGACATTGGCCACAGAAAGATCTGTGGGCGAATTGCGGTTGGCCGATTACGATCTGATCGAACTTTCGAACCTGAACCGCATTCAGACCGGCACGCACAACCTGGGTATAAATAAGTCCGTCGTTGCTGCGCGCGCGATCGCTGAAATTGATCCGTTTATCAACGTCCGGATCTATCGCCATGGGATTTCAGAAGGCAATATCAATGACTTTCTGACTCAGGACGGAAAACTTGATCTTCTGGTTGAAGTATGCGACGGCCTGGACATTAAGGTCCTTGCCCGCAAGAGGGCAAGGCATTTCGAAATCCCGGTAGTGATGGACACCAGCGACAGGGGAATGATTGATATTGAACGTTTCGATAAAGAGCCGGAACGGCCTATCCTGCACGGACTGCTGGGCGAGATTGATCCCGAGAGCCTGAAAAATTTATCTACAACAGAAAAAATACAGGTCGTGGGCAAAATAATCAATGCTGATGAAATCTCCGAACGCCTGAAAGCCTCATTGACACAGGTTGGTCAAACGATCACATCATGGCCACAATTGGGTTCGGCTGTGGCACTGGGCGGTGCTATTACCACTGACACCTGCCGGAAAATTCTTCTTGGAATGGAGGTCGAATCGGGGCGATTTTATGTGGATATCGATACGATTATCGGAGTCAGTCGGCAAATGTGTTAA
- a CDS encoding helix-turn-helix domain-containing protein: MKHYKNLSELHRENGFDPPENPLFSIHQCKGTCSLGDREFTSDFYMIGFKKLKSGVILYGRTKYDHDCGSMMFVKPRQIIEMKNLEFDEDGFLIFIHEDFLNGHPLHQEIKKYHYFDYETNEALHVSPKEEMTIWDLYRKIENEYLNNQDEYSREIILANVDTLLRYAQRFYKRQFINRSEISGKTVSRFIDEMDKYVDNGFLTTKGLPSVHYMAEKLAISAGYLTDVLKQESGKTALEHIHIYLISEAKNRLKSEDRTVSEIAYTLGFDNLSYFTRLFKKEVGMTPVLFKKQSLN, encoded by the coding sequence ATGAAACATTATAAAAATCTGAGTGAATTACACCGGGAAAACGGCTTTGATCCCCCTGAAAACCCGTTATTCAGCATTCATCAATGTAAAGGCACATGCTCGCTCGGTGACCGCGAATTTACCAGCGATTTCTACATGATCGGATTTAAAAAGCTGAAATCCGGCGTCATTTTGTATGGCCGCACCAAGTATGATCACGATTGCGGTTCCATGATGTTTGTGAAACCCCGGCAAATTATTGAAATGAAAAATCTTGAATTTGACGAAGACGGGTTTCTGATTTTCATTCACGAAGATTTCCTGAATGGTCATCCCCTGCACCAGGAGATTAAAAAATACCATTACTTCGATTACGAAACCAATGAGGCGCTGCACGTTTCGCCGAAAGAGGAGATGACGATCTGGGATTTATACCGGAAAATTGAAAATGAATATCTGAACAATCAGGATGAATACAGCCGGGAGATCATCTTAGCCAATGTGGACACCCTGCTCAGATATGCGCAGCGGTTTTATAAAAGGCAGTTCATTAACCGGTCCGAAATTTCGGGTAAAACCGTCAGCCGGTTCATTGACGAAATGGATAAGTATGTAGACAACGGTTTTTTAACTACCAAAGGACTTCCTTCGGTTCATTATATGGCCGAAAAACTGGCCATTTCGGCAGGATACTTAACCGACGTTTTAAAACAGGAAAGTGGAAAGACAGCATTGGAGCATATCCATATCTATCTGATATCAGAAGCCAAGAACCGGCTCAAATCCGAGGACCGTACCGTTTCGGAAATTGCTTATACACTGGGGTTTGACAACCTTTCTTACTTCACCAGACTTTTCAAGAAAGAAGTCGGTATGACCCCTGTTTTGTTCAAAAAGCAAAGTCTTAATTAA
- a CDS encoding SDR family NAD(P)-dependent oxidoreductase, whose protein sequence is MTKIILITGASRGFGKLWAKALLERGDKVAATARNLEDLHNLVEKYGDAVLPIQLDVNDREASFAAVSKVKAHFGRIDVLINNAGFGLFGAIEETTEQQARAQMETNFFGLLWLTQAVIPIMREQGSGHIIQVSSFLGLVTFPVLGIYNASKYAVNGLSETLASEVKSFGIKVSLIEPNGFSTDWSGASAMQTEPSEIYAPVKQAFFESATPDSWGKPESTTPAVLQLIDSENPPLHFLLGKVAYPGVKQVYSERLAEFEAWKEVSAEAHGH, encoded by the coding sequence ATGACAAAAATTATTTTAATCACCGGCGCATCCCGCGGCTTTGGTAAACTTTGGGCAAAAGCTCTTTTAGAACGCGGTGATAAGGTTGCCGCAACTGCCAGGAACTTGGAAGATCTGCATAATCTTGTCGAAAAATATGGAGATGCTGTACTTCCCATCCAGCTGGATGTGAACGACAGGGAAGCTTCTTTTGCAGCGGTAAGCAAGGTTAAAGCACATTTTGGCCGCATTGATGTGCTCATCAATAATGCAGGTTTCGGTCTGTTCGGCGCCATCGAAGAAACAACAGAGCAGCAGGCACGGGCCCAAATGGAAACCAACTTTTTCGGTCTGCTATGGCTTACCCAGGCTGTCATACCCATTATGAGAGAACAGGGGAGCGGACACATTATCCAGGTTTCAAGTTTTCTGGGACTGGTTACATTTCCTGTTTTAGGGATTTACAATGCGTCCAAATATGCGGTGAACGGTTTAAGCGAAACGCTTGCCAGTGAAGTAAAAAGCTTTGGAATTAAAGTAAGCCTGATCGAACCCAACGGCTTTTCAACCGACTGGTCGGGGGCGTCGGCCATGCAGACCGAACCAAGCGAAATTTACGCACCAGTAAAACAGGCATTTTTCGAAAGCGCAACACCAGATAGCTGGGGAAAACCCGAATCTACCACCCCTGCGGTTTTACAACTGATTGATTCTGAAAACCCTCCCCTTCACTTTTTGCTGGGCAAGGTGGCCTATCCCGGTGTGAAACAGGTTTACTCAGAGCGCCTGGCCGAGTTCGAAGCCTGGAAAGAAGTGTCAGCAGAAGCACATGGCCATTAA